From a region of the Candidatus Methylomirabilota bacterium genome:
- a CDS encoding DUF2723 domain-containing protein, translated as MSAAGPWAGRARSHLERHADAWLAGGLGVLTLLSRWPYRARMLYNWDAVQFALALREFDVAKHQPHPPGYLLYVGLGRLLNIPLADPNLAYVALAMLFSAATTVTVYWLARALYERATAASAAALLAVSPLFWFYGSVGLTYAGEAFGASLVAAFAYRALRGDARYLYGGALALGLVGGIRPSALVLLFPLCIGCAIVGIRGARRLALAAALMLGAVLSWFLPLVWLSGGLGAYLRASTQLYGSVVLPTSVLGGSIDVTLAQARYVLASVIVGLGPLALAAVALPLYARRAGWGMAEWFLLAWIVPPAVFYTLVHFGQAGYVLTFLPALVILMSRVLVEAVAAGSERLRRPNWRWGLTAAALGPLCLVSTGFFVSARPAPRHFDNRTGDAWVWRAKDEANDWIMSRTVAALREHEAVIRTYVETIRAVYDPANTALLTEIGNPRSYPWLRHAMFYLPEYAVYQVQLGEMPLGFYAPQSAATMILTPGSTVTVPRRVRRLVWFVDHWDPAVPRPRGLQEIRLPYGRFLYVLPLGRGRAQHAGYAFVRDKR; from the coding sequence GTGAGCGCCGCCGGGCCCTGGGCGGGGCGGGCGCGCTCGCACCTCGAGCGGCACGCGGACGCCTGGCTTGCGGGAGGGCTCGGGGTGCTGACGCTCCTGTCGCGCTGGCCGTACCGGGCCCGGATGCTCTACAACTGGGACGCGGTGCAGTTCGCCCTCGCGCTGCGGGAGTTCGACGTCGCCAAACACCAGCCTCACCCGCCCGGGTATCTGCTCTATGTCGGCCTGGGGCGCCTGCTGAACATCCCGCTGGCTGATCCGAACCTCGCGTACGTCGCGCTCGCCATGCTCTTCAGCGCCGCCACGACGGTGACCGTCTACTGGCTGGCGCGCGCGCTCTACGAGCGCGCCACCGCCGCGTCGGCGGCGGCGCTCCTGGCCGTCAGCCCGCTCTTCTGGTTCTACGGATCGGTGGGGTTGACGTACGCGGGCGAGGCCTTCGGCGCCTCGCTGGTTGCGGCCTTCGCGTACCGCGCGCTCCGCGGCGATGCGCGTTACCTCTACGGGGGCGCGCTGGCATTGGGGCTCGTGGGCGGCATCCGCCCCTCGGCGCTGGTGCTGCTTTTCCCGCTCTGCATCGGCTGCGCGATCGTCGGCATCCGCGGCGCGCGGCGCCTGGCGCTCGCGGCGGCCCTCATGCTGGGCGCCGTGCTCTCGTGGTTCCTGCCGCTCGTCTGGCTCAGCGGCGGCCTCGGCGCCTATCTCCGCGCCTCGACCCAGCTCTACGGCTCCGTGGTCCTGCCGACCTCCGTGTTGGGCGGCTCGATCGACGTGACGCTGGCGCAGGCCCGCTATGTCCTGGCCTCCGTGATCGTCGGCCTGGGTCCGCTGGCCCTGGCCGCCGTCGCGCTGCCGCTCTACGCGCGGCGCGCCGGATGGGGAATGGCGGAATGGTTCCTCCTAGCTTGGATCGTGCCGCCTGCGGTCTTCTACACCCTCGTGCACTTCGGCCAGGCGGGTTATGTTCTGACCTTCCTGCCCGCGCTCGTCATCCTGATGAGCCGCGTCCTCGTCGAGGCCGTCGCGGCGGGCTCCGAGCGCCTCCGCCGCCCGAACTGGCGCTGGGGGCTGACGGCGGCGGCGCTCGGGCCGCTCTGCCTCGTGAGCACGGGCTTCTTCGTCAGCGCGCGCCCGGCGCCGCGCCATTTCGACAACCGCACCGGCGACGCGTGGGTCTGGCGCGCCAAGGATGAGGCGAACGACTGGATCATGAGCCGGACCGTCGCGGCGCTCCGCGAGCACGAGGCGGTGATCCGCACCTATGTCGAGACCATCCGCGCCGTCTACGACCCGGCGAACACGGCGCTGCTCACCGAGATCGGCAACCCGCGCTCCTACCCGTGGCTGCGCCACGCGATGTTCTACCTGCCCGAATACGCGGTCTACCAGGTGCAGCTGGGCGAGATGCCGCTCGGTTTCTACGCGCCGCAGTCGGCCGCGACCATGATCCTGACGCCCGGCTCCACCGTTACCGTCCCGCGCCGCGTGCGCCGGCTCGTCTGGTTCGTGGACCACTGGGACCCGGCCGTGCCGCGGCCGCGGGGCCTGCAGGAGATCCGGCTGCCGTACGGCCGCTTCCTCTACGTTCTGCCGCTGGGCCGCGGGCGCGCGCAGCACGCGGGCTACGCCTTCGTCCGCGACAAGCGGTGA
- a CDS encoding ROK family protein, which yields MPPDRYAIGSDLGGSKLRGGLVSLAGQLVGRVEVQTEAWKGSPGVLANLKGVISRLLDSTEPARVAGIGIAAAGQIHPKTHAVVYAPNLEWENVPLRDEIESAFGLPAYVENDVRAAAWGEYRFGVGRGVQSLIAVFVGTGLGSGAVVDGILLRGAGNAAGELGHTQVVPDGLPCACGRHGCVEAYASGHGFARRIWDDAERYLGQAIGNYVTLLNPELLVLGGGVMTTVPGLAPALERQVRAHATVLSRDVRVAHAGLGDSSAIFGAADRVWGQV from the coding sequence GTGCCCCCCGATCGGTACGCCATTGGCAGTGACCTGGGCGGCAGCAAATTGCGCGGCGGCCTCGTGAGCCTCGCGGGGCAGCTCGTCGGGCGCGTCGAGGTGCAGACCGAGGCCTGGAAGGGCTCCCCGGGTGTTCTCGCGAACCTCAAGGGCGTGATCAGCCGCCTGCTCGACTCCACCGAGCCCGCTCGCGTCGCAGGCATCGGCATCGCCGCCGCCGGCCAGATTCATCCCAAGACCCACGCGGTCGTCTACGCTCCGAACCTCGAGTGGGAGAACGTGCCGCTCCGCGACGAGATAGAGTCGGCCTTCGGCTTGCCTGCCTACGTGGAGAACGACGTGCGCGCCGCCGCGTGGGGCGAGTACCGCTTCGGCGTCGGCCGCGGGGTCCAGAGCCTCATCGCCGTCTTCGTCGGCACAGGGCTCGGCTCTGGCGCCGTGGTCGACGGCATCCTGCTCCGGGGCGCGGGCAATGCGGCGGGCGAGCTCGGACACACCCAGGTCGTGCCCGACGGGCTGCCCTGCGCCTGCGGCCGGCACGGCTGCGTCGAGGCCTACGCTTCGGGACACGGCTTCGCGCGCCGCATCTGGGACGACGCGGAGCGGTACCTGGGTCAAGCCATAGGCAACTACGTCACGCTCCTGAACCCGGAGCTTCTCGTGCTGGGCGGTGGCGTCATGACGACGGTGCCCGGGCTGGCCCCGGCGCTCGAGCGGCAGGTGCGGGCTCACGCCACCGTCCTCTCCCGGGATGTCAGGGTCGCTCACGCCGGCCTCGGCGACTCCTCGGCCATCTTCGGGGCGGCCGACCGCGTCTGGGGGCAGGTGTGA
- the tatA gene encoding twin-arginine translocase TatA/TatE family subunit translates to MFGLGYQELLLILVIVLILFGAQRLPDLARSLGSSFKEFKKGVTELKDDTSPTQKRDDDKKA, encoded by the coding sequence ATGTTTGGTTTGGGCTATCAGGAGCTGCTGCTCATCCTCGTCATCGTCCTCATTCTCTTCGGCGCACAGCGTCTGCCTGACCTCGCCCGCTCCCTGGGCTCGAGCTTCAAGGAGTTCAAGAAGGGCGTCACCGAGCTCAAGGACGACACGTCGCCGACGCAGAAGAGGGACGACGACAAGAAGGCCTGA
- the selB gene encoding selenocysteine-specific translation elongation factor, with translation MTVAKHVVAGTAGHIDHGKTSLVKALTGTDTDRLPEEKARGITIDLGFAFLEEPGGLTIEIVDVPGHERFVKNMLAGVGGIDLVLLVIAADEGVMPQTREHLAICQLLRIKSGMVALTKTDLAEPDWVELVKDDVARLLGGTFLAGCPIVPVSVKTGQGLPELRQTLARLAAEVPGRPTDQTARLPVDRVFTVKGFGTVVTGTLMAGRLAVDDRVEVFPRAVQAKVRGLQVHSRTVETAQAGQRTAVNLQGVERAAVERGDVIAPPGALVPTLLADATLELLAGAPRPLKARDRVRFHVGTHEVMARVLLVDRQEIVPGDVTYGRFRLEAPVCALPGDRYVIRSYSPIVTIGGGTVLDIAPPRFRRKGGALADHLRLLETAPPAKVVEEHLRQAGAAGLRAADLRARTPFGPERLRALLEELQQAQAVTAVDREWYVHREASDRLRSQTLALLEDFHRQNPLRGGISREELRSRAGHAQEKIFAQLLAALEADGAVRSERDQVRLASHVIRLTPEQQRVVEGLEGIFRSAGAAPPNPEEALGRLGVTGTEKHELFQLLVADRRLLRVKESLFFHAAALGEIQDKVVAHLKEKKEIGPADVKDLLGVSRKYAIPLMEYLDSQRVTVRQGERRILRG, from the coding sequence GTGACAGTCGCGAAGCACGTCGTAGCCGGGACCGCGGGGCACATTGATCACGGCAAGACCTCGCTCGTCAAGGCGCTGACCGGCACCGACACCGACCGGCTGCCGGAGGAGAAAGCGCGCGGCATCACCATCGACCTGGGCTTCGCGTTCCTCGAGGAGCCCGGCGGGTTGACCATCGAGATCGTCGACGTGCCCGGCCACGAGCGCTTCGTCAAGAACATGCTGGCGGGCGTGGGGGGCATTGACCTGGTGCTCCTCGTCATCGCCGCCGACGAGGGCGTGATGCCCCAGACGCGGGAGCACCTCGCGATCTGTCAGCTCCTGCGCATCAAGTCGGGCATGGTCGCCCTGACCAAGACCGACCTCGCGGAGCCCGACTGGGTCGAGCTGGTTAAGGATGATGTCGCGCGGCTGCTCGGTGGCACCTTCCTGGCGGGCTGCCCCATCGTGCCCGTGTCGGTGAAAACGGGGCAGGGGCTGCCCGAGCTGCGCCAGACGCTGGCGCGGCTGGCCGCCGAGGTGCCGGGGCGGCCCACTGACCAGACGGCGCGCCTTCCGGTCGACCGGGTCTTCACCGTCAAGGGCTTCGGCACCGTGGTCACCGGCACGCTGATGGCCGGACGGCTCGCGGTGGATGACAGGGTCGAGGTCTTTCCCAGGGCGGTCCAGGCCAAGGTGCGCGGGCTGCAAGTCCACAGTCGTACCGTCGAGACCGCGCAGGCTGGGCAGCGCACCGCCGTCAATCTCCAGGGCGTCGAGCGCGCGGCCGTCGAGCGCGGGGATGTCATCGCGCCGCCGGGCGCGCTCGTGCCGACCCTTCTGGCCGACGCCACTCTCGAGCTGCTGGCCGGCGCGCCGCGTCCGCTCAAGGCGCGCGACCGCGTGCGCTTCCACGTCGGCACCCACGAGGTGATGGCGCGCGTGCTGCTCGTCGACAGGCAAGAGATTGTGCCCGGTGACGTGACATACGGCCGCTTCCGTCTCGAAGCGCCCGTCTGCGCGCTTCCCGGCGACCGCTACGTCATCCGCTCCTACTCGCCGATCGTCACCATCGGCGGCGGCACCGTGCTCGACATCGCGCCGCCGCGCTTCAGGCGAAAAGGCGGCGCGCTCGCCGACCACCTGCGTCTCCTCGAAACGGCGCCGCCGGCCAAGGTCGTCGAGGAGCACCTGCGCCAGGCCGGGGCGGCGGGGCTCCGCGCCGCGGACCTGCGCGCCCGCACCCCCTTCGGTCCCGAGCGCCTCCGCGCGCTGCTCGAGGAGCTCCAGCAGGCGCAGGCGGTGACGGCCGTCGACCGCGAGTGGTACGTGCACCGCGAGGCGAGCGACCGCCTCCGCTCCCAGACCCTGGCGCTCCTCGAGGACTTCCATCGCCAGAACCCGTTGCGCGGGGGAATCTCCCGGGAGGAGCTCCGGAGCCGCGCGGGCCATGCGCAGGAGAAGATCTTCGCCCAGCTGCTGGCCGCGCTCGAGGCCGACGGCGCGGTCCGGAGCGAGCGAGACCAAGTGCGCCTGGCCTCCCACGTGATCCGCCTCACTCCCGAGCAGCAGCGCGTCGTCGAGGGGCTCGAGGGGATTTTTCGGTCCGCGGGCGCCGCGCCGCCCAACCCCGAGGAGGCGCTCGGCCGCCTGGGGGTCACGGGCACGGAGAAGCATGAGCTCTTCCAGCTGCTCGTCGCCGACCGGCGGCTCCTGCGCGTCAAGGAGTCTCTCTTTTTTCACGCGGCGGCGCTCGGGGAGATCCAGGACAAGGTCGTGGCCCACCTCAAGGAGAAGAAAGAAATCGGCCCCGCGGACGTCAAGGACCTCCTGGGTGTCAGCCGGAAGTACGCCATCCCGCTCATGGAGTACCTCGACTCCCAGCGCGTGACCGTGCGGCAGGGCGAGCGCCGCATACTGCGCGGCTGA
- the selA gene encoding L-seryl-tRNA(Sec) selenium transferase, with amino-acid sequence MPRADKAKTLLRALPGVDALVTRVEGHAALAGVTRRRLTEAARDVLAAERRRVLEGALAAVAPAATTVEALAERVVARLSQGGAFSLARVVNATGVVLHTNLGRALLSPLARERLQAVAGAYSNLEMDVNRKERGSRYAHVDALLQRLTGAQSSLVVNNCAAAVVLALESLARGKEVIVSRGELIEIGGEFRIPDIMHRSGATLREVGTTNRTHLKDYAQAIGPETGLLLKVHTSNYRVVGFTAAVSSRELADLGRERGVPVMEDLGSGCLIDLRRFGFPYEPTVPEVVASGVDLVSFSGDKLLGGPQAGIVVGKAGLVGRLAQNPLNRALRIDKFTVAALEATLYAYEAGDALETIPTLRMLTEAQAAIRRRARGLLRRLPPETHARLGLALVEATSQVGGGALPTVELPTAAVALGTPERPAQALDERLRMGQPPVLGRVLDDRLLLDFRTILPSDIPALARALSSL; translated from the coding sequence TTGCCGCGGGCGGATAAAGCGAAGACGCTCCTGCGCGCGCTTCCGGGGGTGGACGCCCTCGTCACCCGCGTGGAAGGCCATGCCGCGCTCGCCGGCGTCACGCGCCGGCGCCTGACCGAGGCCGCGCGCGACGTGCTCGCCGCCGAGCGGCGGCGCGTGCTCGAGGGCGCGCTTGCCGCGGTCGCGCCCGCCGCGACCACGGTGGAAGCATTGGCCGAGCGCGTCGTGGCCCGGCTCTCGCAGGGCGGCGCCTTCTCCTTGGCCCGCGTCGTCAACGCCACGGGGGTGGTGCTCCATACGAACCTCGGCCGCGCCCTGCTCTCGCCGCTGGCGCGCGAACGGCTCCAGGCGGTGGCCGGGGCCTACTCCAACCTCGAGATGGATGTAAACCGCAAGGAGCGCGGCTCGCGATACGCTCACGTGGACGCCCTCCTCCAGCGTCTGACAGGCGCCCAGTCTTCGCTCGTGGTCAACAACTGCGCCGCGGCGGTCGTGCTCGCGCTCGAAAGCCTCGCGCGCGGCAAGGAGGTCATCGTCTCGCGCGGGGAGCTGATCGAGATCGGCGGCGAATTCCGCATCCCCGACATCATGCACCGCTCGGGCGCGACGCTGCGGGAGGTCGGCACGACCAACCGCACGCACCTCAAGGACTACGCGCAGGCGATCGGGCCCGAGACCGGGCTCCTGCTCAAGGTCCACACGTCCAACTATCGCGTCGTCGGCTTCACCGCCGCCGTGTCCTCGCGCGAGCTTGCCGACCTCGGACGGGAGCGGGGCGTGCCTGTCATGGAGGACCTGGGCTCCGGCTGCCTCATAGACCTCCGTCGCTTCGGCTTCCCCTACGAGCCCACCGTGCCCGAGGTCGTGGCGTCGGGCGTGGACCTCGTGTCCTTCTCGGGAGACAAGCTGCTCGGCGGACCGCAGGCCGGCATCGTCGTCGGCAAGGCCGGGCTGGTCGGCCGCCTCGCGCAGAACCCGCTCAACCGCGCGCTCAGGATCGACAAGTTCACCGTGGCGGCGCTCGAAGCGACGCTCTACGCGTACGAAGCGGGCGACGCGCTCGAGACCATCCCCACGCTCCGCATGCTGACCGAGGCGCAGGCGGCGATCCGGCGCCGGGCCCGCGGGCTTCTGCGCCGCCTTCCGCCGGAGACCCATGCGCGTCTCGGCCTGGCGCTCGTGGAGGCGACCTCCCAGGTCGGCGGCGGCGCGCTGCCGACGGTGGAGCTGCCGACGGCGGCCGTGGCGCTCGGCACTCCCGAGCGCCCCGCGCAGGCTCTCGATGAGCGCCTGCGCATGGGACAGCCGCCCGTCCTGGGCCGCGTGCTCGACGACCGGCTCCTGCTGGACTTCCGCACGATCCTCCCCTCGGACATACCGGCGCTGGCCCGAGCCCTCAGCAGCCTGTGA
- a CDS encoding DUF3105 domain-containing protein, with translation MHASARAAELGSGRRIWLWAGGAAAAVAVVAGVFVYRAVTTQPGVRQPDQGNRHIQTLNETIPPYNSEPPTSGPHLPYIAPWGIHTEPILRQLQVHNLEDGGVMVQYNCPDACPDLVAKLTAIVSGYERQVILAPYPGMKTRIALTAWTRLDAFDELDLRRVRRFITAYHGIDHHPR, from the coding sequence ATGCACGCCAGCGCACGGGCCGCAGAGCTCGGCAGCGGGAGAAGGATCTGGCTGTGGGCCGGAGGCGCGGCGGCGGCCGTGGCCGTCGTCGCGGGCGTCTTTGTCTATCGCGCGGTGACGACGCAGCCCGGCGTGAGGCAGCCGGATCAGGGCAACCGACACATCCAGACGCTCAACGAAACGATCCCGCCCTACAATTCCGAACCGCCGACCTCGGGACCGCATCTGCCGTACATCGCGCCCTGGGGCATCCACACCGAGCCCATCCTCCGGCAGCTCCAGGTGCACAACCTCGAGGATGGCGGCGTCATGGTCCAGTACAACTGCCCCGACGCCTGCCCCGACCTCGTCGCCAAGCTCACGGCCATCGTGTCTGGTTACGAGCGCCAGGTCATCCTGGCGCCCTATCCCGGCATGAAGACGCGGATCGCGCTGACGGCCTGGACGCGGCTCGACGCCTTCGACGAGCTCGACCTGAGGCGCGTCCGCCGCTTCATCACCGCCTACCACGGGATCGACCACCACCCGCGGTAG
- a CDS encoding multiheme c-type cytochrome, producing MGRMARLVAVALLALALPADAAGPAPRPGAIEADEREFLEKHWRPAIPPQGSAPARYSAIERSLQPEACGACHPVQFGDWQASLHSKSMGPGVAGQLVEMARREPAAARSCSRCHAPVAEQRPALIDARGVVSNPDFDPALQSRGVICASCHVRGHEHFGPPRRDGSTASRAPRATLPHNGVTRTTAFLRADFCASCHQFGADGLSLNGKPLENTYEEWRRSPAARRGLQCQNCHMPDRRHLWRGIHDADMVRSGIEITLRADRARYRAGDLVRARLAIATPRVGHAFPTYVTPKVLVRVELVDAQGQPVAGSVEERVIARQVPLDLSREISDTRIPPGGRFTLDYSRRIEAADLKLRVTVTVLPDEFYTRFFEALLAAGAGEGEAQIREALEATRRSAYTLYVKELPLT from the coding sequence ATGGGACGGATGGCCCGGCTCGTGGCGGTGGCGCTGCTCGCTTTGGCGCTGCCAGCCGACGCCGCCGGCCCGGCGCCGCGGCCCGGCGCGATCGAAGCAGACGAGCGCGAGTTCCTCGAGAAACACTGGCGCCCCGCCATCCCGCCCCAGGGGTCGGCGCCCGCGCGCTACTCTGCCATCGAGCGCTCGCTCCAGCCGGAGGCCTGCGGTGCCTGCCACCCGGTCCAGTTCGGCGACTGGCAGGCCTCGCTTCACTCGAAGAGCATGGGGCCCGGCGTGGCCGGCCAGCTCGTCGAGATGGCACGGCGAGAACCCGCCGCCGCGCGATCATGCTCGCGCTGTCATGCGCCCGTCGCCGAGCAGCGGCCTGCGCTGATCGACGCGCGTGGGGTCGTCTCCAACCCCGACTTCGATCCGGCGCTCCAGTCCCGGGGCGTCATCTGCGCGAGCTGCCACGTGCGGGGCCACGAGCATTTCGGCCCGCCGCGCAGGGACGGCTCGACGGCGAGCCGCGCGCCGCGCGCGACGCTCCCGCACAATGGCGTCACGCGGACGACCGCCTTCCTCCGCGCCGACTTTTGCGCGAGCTGCCACCAATTCGGCGCCGACGGTCTCTCCTTGAACGGAAAGCCGCTCGAGAACACGTACGAAGAGTGGCGACGGAGCCCGGCGGCGCGCCGGGGCCTCCAGTGCCAGAACTGCCACATGCCGGATCGGCGTCACCTCTGGCGCGGCATCCACGATGCTGACATGGTGCGCTCCGGCATCGAGATCACCCTGAGAGCGGACCGGGCGCGCTACCGCGCGGGCGACCTCGTGCGCGCGAGGCTGGCGATCGCGACGCCAAGGGTCGGCCACGCCTTTCCCACCTACGTCACGCCCAAGGTGCTGGTGCGCGTCGAGCTCGTGGACGCCCAGGGACAGCCCGTGGCAGGAAGCGTGGAAGAGCGCGTCATCGCCCGCCAGGTGCCGCTCGACCTTTCGCGCGAGATCTCCGACACGCGCATCCCGCCCGGCGGCCGCTTTACCCTCGACTACTCGCGGCGGATCGAAGCGGCGGACCTTAAGCTTCGCGTCACAGTGACCGTGCTGCCGGACGAGTTCTACACGCGCTTCTTCGAGGCCCTTCTGGCGGCGGGAGCGGGCGAAGGCGAAGCGCAGATCAGGGAAGCGCTCGAGGCCACGCGCCGCTCGGCCTACACGCTGTACGTCAAGGAACTGCCGCTGACTTGA
- a CDS encoding carboxymuconolactone decarboxylase family protein: protein MTGDAIWYEAAQVVGITNALNVAADGLGALGPVDDSSAPTETRALFAEIRAFYGGSADVPQGFRFIAHDPAYAAEVWAAARHAYADNRLTRRFKEALAFSVSVTTRSASGAAFHLAEIRRLGVSQRGIMEIVGVTQMFSSYTKIADTLQLEPDMGGIAPVDPTPAPGGPAR from the coding sequence ATGACGGGCGACGCGATCTGGTATGAGGCCGCGCAGGTGGTCGGCATCACCAATGCGCTCAACGTGGCGGCCGACGGGCTCGGCGCCCTCGGGCCGGTCGACGATTCAAGCGCCCCAACCGAGACACGGGCCCTCTTCGCCGAGATCCGCGCCTTCTACGGCGGCAGCGCCGATGTGCCGCAGGGCTTCCGCTTCATCGCCCATGATCCCGCCTATGCGGCCGAAGTCTGGGCTGCCGCGCGGCATGCCTACGCCGACAATCGCCTCACGCGCCGCTTCAAGGAAGCGCTGGCCTTCTCCGTCTCTGTGACGACGCGCTCGGCGTCGGGCGCGGCATTTCATCTCGCCGAGATACGGCGCCTGGGCGTCAGCCAGCGAGGGATCATGGAGATCGTCGGCGTAACGCAGATGTTCTCCAGCTACACGAAGATCGCCGACACGCTCCAGCTCGAGCCCGACATGGGCGGCATCGCGCCCGTGGACCCGACGCCCGCGCCGGGAGGACCCGCGCGGTGA
- a CDS encoding MoaD/ThiS family protein, translating into MKVDVRLFATLQPYLPAGADGDGISLDLPAGATVRDVVESLKIPGELACLTVVNGRDADPDQVLAPGDELVMFPPLAGGA; encoded by the coding sequence ATGAAGGTCGACGTCCGGCTTTTCGCGACCCTTCAACCCTATCTACCTGCCGGCGCCGACGGCGACGGCATCTCGCTCGATCTTCCTGCCGGCGCCACCGTGCGCGACGTGGTGGAATCGCTCAAGATCCCGGGCGAGCTGGCCTGCCTCACCGTGGTCAATGGCCGCGACGCCGACCCGGACCAGGTCCTGGCCCCGGGCGACGAGCTGGTCATGTTCCCGCCGCTGGCCGGCGGCGCCTGA
- a CDS encoding transglycosylase SLT domain-containing protein has product MVERWLDRSGRYAGMIQGVLRDKGLPEDLMFTAMIESGFNPVAVSRAGAKGLWQFMAPTARRYGLRVDHWVDERLDPEKSTVAAARYFSDLHALFGSWELAKAGYNAGEMKVLRAMKVLGTSDFWELTRGRVLREETKNFVPAIQAMTLIGREPERYGFTASQTEPLAYESVPAPSGLALSRAAALAGVGVEVLYELNPELRLKQTPPGGPYLLKFPVGASERFVEAQERAREQRLAAAGRGRQAVKPEIHVVQPKETVGTIAKRYGVSAAELTRWNELDEAARIRPGDRLRIASAASAD; this is encoded by the coding sequence GTGGTCGAGCGGTGGCTCGATCGTTCGGGCCGCTACGCCGGGATGATCCAGGGGGTGCTCAGGGACAAGGGGTTGCCCGAGGACCTGATGTTCACCGCCATGATCGAGAGCGGCTTCAACCCAGTCGCGGTGTCCCGGGCGGGTGCAAAGGGGCTGTGGCAATTCATGGCGCCCACGGCGCGGCGCTACGGGCTGCGCGTGGACCACTGGGTGGACGAGCGCCTCGATCCCGAGAAATCCACGGTGGCTGCCGCGCGCTATTTCAGCGACCTCCATGCGCTCTTCGGCTCGTGGGAGCTCGCCAAGGCGGGGTACAACGCCGGCGAGATGAAGGTCCTCCGCGCGATGAAGGTGCTCGGGACCAGCGACTTCTGGGAGCTGACGCGGGGACGCGTCCTCCGTGAAGAGACCAAGAACTTCGTCCCCGCTATCCAGGCGATGACGCTCATTGGCCGCGAGCCCGAGCGGTACGGCTTCACGGCCTCTCAGACTGAGCCGCTCGCCTACGAATCCGTCCCGGCGCCTTCGGGCCTTGCGCTCTCGCGGGCCGCGGCGCTCGCGGGCGTCGGCGTCGAGGTCCTGTACGAGCTCAATCCCGAATTGCGGCTGAAGCAGACGCCCCCGGGCGGGCCCTATTTGCTGAAGTTTCCGGTGGGCGCTTCTGAACGGTTCGTCGAGGCCCAGGAGCGCGCGCGCGAACAGCGGCTCGCGGCGGCCGGCCGCGGTCGCCAGGCGGTCAAGCCGGAAATCCATGTCGTCCAGCCGAAAGAAACCGTGGGCACGATTGCCAAGCGGTACGGCGTCTCGGCCGCCGAGCTCACGCGCTGGAACGAGCTCGACGAGGCCGCGCGGATCCGCCCGGGCGACAGGCTCCGGATCGCCTCGGCCGCCTCGGCCGACTAG
- a CDS encoding inorganic phosphate transporter — MSGAILLVAFIIAVALAFDYINGFHDAANSIATVVSTRVLTPMQAVAWAAFFNFVAAFGFGVQVAKTVGKGVVDAGVVDQWVILGGLTGAIVWNLITWYYGIPSSSSHALIGGFAGAAVAKAGWGALVATGLLKITVFIVLAPVIGMALGFGLMVATLWIFRGARPSRVDALFRRLQLISAAFYSLGHGTNDAQKTMGIIAILLFSGGYLGPEFYVPVWVILAAHAAIALGTMAGGWRIVKTMGMRLTKLRPVGGFCAETAGAVMLIGTAIGGIPVSTTHTITGSIMGVGATQRLSAVRWGVAGRIVWAWILTIPLSGVLAAATWLVLPHG; from the coding sequence ATGAGCGGAGCGATCCTGCTGGTGGCGTTCATCATCGCCGTCGCGCTCGCCTTCGACTACATCAACGGCTTCCACGACGCCGCCAACTCCATCGCGACCGTCGTCTCCACCCGGGTGCTCACGCCCATGCAGGCCGTGGCGTGGGCGGCCTTCTTCAACTTCGTGGCGGCCTTCGGCTTCGGCGTCCAGGTCGCCAAGACCGTCGGGAAGGGCGTCGTGGACGCGGGCGTGGTGGACCAGTGGGTGATCCTCGGCGGCCTGACCGGCGCGATCGTCTGGAACCTGATCACCTGGTACTACGGCATCCCGTCGAGCTCGTCGCACGCACTGATCGGCGGCTTCGCCGGCGCCGCGGTGGCGAAGGCGGGCTGGGGCGCGCTGGTGGCGACGGGGCTGCTCAAGATCACGGTCTTCATCGTGCTCGCCCCGGTCATCGGCATGGCGCTCGGCTTCGGGCTCATGGTGGCGACCCTCTGGATCTTCCGGGGCGCGCGCCCGAGCCGCGTGGACGCGCTCTTCCGCAGGCTCCAGCTCATCTCCGCGGCCTTTTACAGCCTGGGTCACGGCACCAACGACGCTCAGAAAACCATGGGGATCATCGCCATCCTGCTCTTCTCGGGCGGCTACCTGGGCCCCGAGTTCTACGTGCCGGTCTGGGTCATTCTCGCGGCGCACGCGGCGATTGCGCTCGGGACCATGGCCGGCGGCTGGCGCATCGTCAAGACCATGGGGATGCGGCTGACCAAGCTGCGCCCGGTCGGCGGCTTCTGCGCCGAGACGGCCGGGGCCGTAATGCTGATCGGCACGGCGATCGGCGGCATACCCGTCAGCACGACCCACACCATCACCGGCTCCATCATGGGCGTCGGCGCCACGCAGCGGCTGTCGGCCGTGCGCTGGGGCGTGGCAGGGCGCATCGTGTGGGCGTGGATCCTGACCATCCCGCTGTCTGGCGTTCTCGCGGCCGCGACCTGGCTCGTCCTTCCCCACGGATGA